In the genome of Sphingomonas alpina, the window TCCGGTCTTCACCGCCAGGGGCGTGCTCAGCTGCGCTGCGACATCGGCGACCAAAAATGGCCGCCGCGTGAAGACCGCGGGGATCGTGCTGGTCCGCCAGCGCCCGGGCAAGGGCAATGCGATCTTCGTCACGATCGAGGACGAAACCGGCATCACCAATATCGTGCTCTGGGCGCGGATGTTCGAACGGTTCCGGCGCCAGGTGATGGCAGCGCGGCTGATGATGGTCGAGGGCGAGTTGCAGAAGAGCCCGGAAGGCGTGGTCCATCTGATGGCGGACCGTATCCATGACTGCACCGATCTGCTTGACCGGTTGTCCGATACCGATACGGCGAAGTCGCAACTCTCGCGCGCCGATGTGTTCGAACATCCGCAGCCGCCAAGTCATCCGGGGGCAGGGCGCCACCGTCATCCGCGCGACGTGCGGATCATCCCCAAGTCGCGCGATTTTCACTAAGCGCTAGGACGGGCCGATGATGTTGAGGCTGTTGCTCACTTCGCGGTTATAATAAACCTTACAGGTCGCAAGCTCGACATTGGGGGTGATGATCGTCGGGCTGATCCAGGGTCTGCGCGGATCGCTCTTCGCTTCGGGTAATGGATCGACGGGTTGATCTGACATGGATCGGGCCTCCCTGCTGAGCCTTCCGTCCCACCCATCCTGGTACTCGAAGTCAAATTCCGTTTCGGTCGTGTTCCATACGCTGCTGATATGATGCCGATCGAACGCCCGGCACACGCCGGGCATTCTTTACGAACCCGCAGAAACGCAGTAATTTGCGCAGGCCGGGAAGCCTCAGATGAGTGGATTCATGTGATGATCCTTATGGCTGTCCTGGCGGCGGTGACCGCTCCTGCGACCGACAAGATAATGGTTACGGCTTATGACCAGCTTTGCGTGCCCGGCAGCCCGTCACAGACGGTGTTGTCGCATGCCGACCAGGATGGGTGGCAAAGCAGTGGCCCGGACAAGCCGAAGGATTTCGATGTTACCGCCGATCGGTTCAAAATTTTCGGGACTGCGATATTGAGGTTGAACGCACGCGATACCAACGTACCGAGCGCACGATTCGTCACATGCGGCATTTCAGTCACAACCGCGCAGCCCGATCTCGCGTCCGATGTCCAGGCCATGCTTGGCTTTGCCCCCGCGTTCCATTTCGGAACCTCGGCAAATTTCTTTGCGCTTCGCGAGAATGGTCGGTGGCAGGATGGATCGATGCTGAGCGGCAAGGATTTCGCCGCTGCAAAAGCTGCGGGCAAATTCTACAGCCTGTTGACGCTCAGCCATGAGGGCGGGGCGTGCGTGTTGTCATTCCAGGCATTGCCCATCACCCAGGGCAAGGCGGCCGGCGCGCCTTGATTGTGGAGGCTCTCGATCCCGTCGGACCGGGCTTGTGCTGTCAACGCTCAGTCTGCCCGATCGACCCCGCCCAGGCATAGCCGCGATAGAGCGATATGAATTCGCCGCTTGCGCCAATCCCGCCCGCGACCTCGTCGATCGCCGCCTTCATGTCCCCGCGCGGCGAGACGTCGAACTTCCTCAGCCACGAGTAGAGAAACGCACGCCAGGCGCGCGGCAATTTCTCCTGCTGCCCGAAATCGACCAGATCGAGCCGTCCGCCGGGCGCAAGCTTGCCCGCGCCCTCGCGCAGCGCGCCGCGCCAGTCGGGGATCATCGACAGCGTGTAACTCTGGAACACCCGGTCGAATGTCGCGATGCCGAAAAGTCCTTGCGCGTCGAACTCGGTCGCATCGCCCTGTGCCAGTGTGATGCGGTCGGTAAGCCCTGCTTTGGCGACCTTGGCCCGCGCGGTCTCCAGCATCGCTTCGGAAATATCGATGCCGTAGAAGCGCGCCTCGGGCCAGGCCCTCGCCGCCGCGATCAGGTTGCGGCCGGTGCCGCAACCGATCTCGATCACGCTGCCCCCCTTGGGCGGATCGAGCCGGCGGATCAGCCGGTCGCGGCCGAGTAGATAATATTTGCGCGTCAGGTCGTAGAAATGGCGCTGCGTCCGGTAGATCGCATCCATGTGCCCGGCCTGAGATGGATTCGGGTTCGAGTCCATCTCAGGCAGCAGCGCCCAGCACGTAGAGATGGACGCCGCCATAGATGGAGGAGCGGTCGCGCCTGGTATAATCCAGCGATTCCTCCGCGCGGTACGCCCAGCGCGACAGGATTGCGTCGGGTACCCGGCCGGGCAGGATGGTCGGCGCGCCGGCGGTGCGAAACAGGACGCGTGCATCCTGTTTCG includes:
- a CDS encoding class I SAM-dependent methyltransferase; protein product: MDAIYRTQRHFYDLTRKYYLLGRDRLIRRLDPPKGGSVIEIGCGTGRNLIAAARAWPEARFYGIDISEAMLETARAKVAKAGLTDRITLAQGDATEFDAQGLFGIATFDRVFQSYTLSMIPDWRGALREGAGKLAPGGRLDLVDFGQQEKLPRAWRAFLYSWLRKFDVSPRGDMKAAIDEVAGGIGASGEFISLYRGYAWAGSIGQTER